TAAATATCTTAAAACTTTTGTATGAAATGAATTCATTCAAAAGTGTTAATAGTGATAACAATGCTGATTAATGTAATATAGCAATGGCCCTTTGTAAAGAGATGGGTGTGATTGGCATAACATACAACAATTTAACCAGTAACCCATTTTTatgggaaaaaaagacaaaagatagTCCAAAAgaatcacacatgcattttacAGAGTTGACGATTATAGAATAAATTGTAAGACTTTCTTAATTTCATGATAACATTATCAGTAAAAAATAGCATTCTAAAAAAGCATTATTGGTTTATCAATATCTATCAGTCACTTAGTTTATCACACTTGGTTTTACCCCTTTCCCACAAATGTCTGGTTAAAGGAATAtgcattgttataaataaaataaatagttacaaTATGTGCAGCCATACATTAGGTCTGACTGCACATTTTGCGGTATCTTTTTTGTAGATTTGCACACATGCAGTCTACTCTAGACTTCCACTGACTTTTATGGAACCTTTTTAGAAATGGACATTATTGGGCAGCTATGAACTTTACTCTTTGAATAACATGTAttaaacagaaacaaataaaCCGCACATCATCACACAGAGAGGTCAGTTACAAAATGCTTTTCACAAATGAGACTGACAGTGACGTCCAAACGCACCAGAGTCTCCGTTACACGCGAAAACACAATCCATCATACGAACACTTACCTGCACTTTCGTTTGCGGTTATACATGAACATGTTTGTTAATTTACTTTGAAACAGCAAAGTAATCTAGGTTATATGTCATTTAATAACATAAGAGAAAATACACCtaaaaaaatacacttaagaACACAAAACTTTCCTCATATTAGAactgaattattcagaataaaaacaaacagtaCCGTGCAAAGTGCACTATATTCAAACGAATAAAATGAAAGCGCAAATACCTCACCTTGTTTTTCGCGTTTCCCTCCCTTAAGAAATCAGCTTCGTAAAGTAGTCAAACTTACACCTATTCACAACTCCAGGTTTAATCCATTGTGTAAGGTGGACAACGTGCTCATCATAGGTGAGACAACGAGCGCAATCTGAACCCCAGCAGTGGAAATGTCACATGATAAGGAAGGGACCTCCCTCCAGGAAATTGTCAATCACTGAGTTGTGTTGAACCCCTGTACGCACgcactcacgcacgcacgcactcacgcactcactcactcactcactcactcactcactcactcacacacatacattacatacaaacacacacctatAGGCTATCAGTGGAAACTGTTTTAGTGAGGACTTATTATAGACACAATGGGTTTTAAGATAATAATACTATACCCTACCCTTACATCTAAGCATCCCCCAAATCAGTtaatagtagtaaaaaaaaataaataaataaaaaacattgagtTTATAGTTTGGCCTTAAATGttagcaataatatatatatataaaaaaaggaaaatatcttaaatagacaataaagtttaaataaGGTCTATAGCTTCCTTGGTAATTAAAGTTAAGCTTCATTGCACTTTTGGAGTTAGCCAATTATCATTGAGGAATGCTGGAAATTTCCATTTCCATAGCTCAAAGTGAACACCCTCAGACAATGGCTTTGAAGTGTTTTCTTTCCATGCCGAAGCCTGGGGTCTGGTTTCAGTCAGATGTAGGTGGATTTTTTCTGTATACCTGGGGATGTTTAGTGTAGTGCTCTCTTTTATTGGATAAGCAAGGCCTTATTTTCCATTATAACCCACCAGAGCACAACTTTTATCATTCTCTATAGGTTCAGTAAATTCAGCAGGTATGCTATTTACTTAAACTTTTACCTATTCGTTCATAGTGCTGTATGTGTGTTCATCTCACTAAAAACCACACAGGCCACACAAGGTTAAGCTCACTCTTTTGTTTAATGGAGTTGTGCTAGAGCAGACAGTGTGTGCAAATGGCAGAGAGAAACACAGATCTGGTAAGGTGCTTATTTGCCTCTTGTTTCCTCAGGGTATCACTTTTAACACCTCTGCCTGTGCACCTTTTGCAAGCTTTTCACAGAACCTTTTGTTTCTACTGCTTCAGCCACACACCACCTCCACACCACCCCTCACCTGCCTGAACTACATCTCTCTTCCTGAATTTACTCTCTCCAGTTCAGTTTTGTGCCAGGCATAAAACAATGCTGAAATATTCGCTTGCTTTTATTAATGCTTATGcccaaaaatgcattattattattaactgtctAAAATGCACAGTCCAAAGGTTGCAACTCAAACAAACTTGTACTCTAAAAGTCAGCCAACATGTACATagtatggtttaaaaaaatagttttttctttcttaaaataacaattttggtGTGTTAAGAATATTGTATTAATCTGAAGAAgcttctttcattaaaaaataaccttttgttcagtgaaaaggttccatggatgttaaaaagtttttttgtggaaccatcaatgccaataaaaataaCCTTATTTCTAGAGtgtatatagtaaaaaaaagaaaaaagaagaagtatTAAATAAGTGTGATAACAGACGTTCTTGCTAAAATGTGGAGCTTATTTGTTGATGAGCTGTTGTGGGCTAAAACACCCCAAGTGTTCTCTTTCCATCCTGTGCTTAAAATGCAAATGGGGCAGCATTGGGTCGACTCCAGAAGTCTGCCACATGCTGAGATTGTATGTGTGTGCTTGGGTATGGGCCGTGCTTGTGTTGGAGGTTTGAGGGGGTCGTCAAAGATCTGTGGGACACAGATGAGGAGAGTCTTGCAACCTTTTGTTCTTGAGCTTGGCAGTGTGGACTCAGTCACAGTCAAGAGCAGGCACTTGACACCTATTGGACAATCTCAACATGGGTTCTGCTAGCCAGAGTTTGCTTTTAAAGGCACTTCACCCCATTAACCACCAAATACAAACTAAAGGAAACACATTTAAGGTGCCTCTTTTCCTTATTAACTAACAATCTTCGCTTTGGTTAATgaacatgttatttatttattcattcattctttcattccatttcatttcattttatttccaaaatCGTGACAAAATGTCTAAGTCTATGTCtaatgtcaaattttttttttttttttacaaaaatatttgtttaaaggaGCTATTTGATATATTGCATGCTGAACATAAAATGTCAATTGTTTCCCATCACCTACAATTTTTACATGGATGATTACATATGTTGCTCTGGTGTCTTTAACACATACACATAATGTCTTCATGGAGATCATTATTTCCTGTAATGGGGGTTTGTTATCACAtagaaattacaaataaaatgaaaatggttttaAGCCATGAGACTAAAATACACGTTTATAATTAAacagttaacattttattaaagttttgtgtgtgtgtgtgtgtggtttccttTCTTGTGATTTCACAGAATTGGTGTTCAACTTCACATTAAATATGACAGTAAAGCCCACTTACTAAATAAGGAGTACAACTAGGCTAGCTCAGGAATGAGAATTTATGTGCTTGAGGAATTGGGTAAGCGGCGCACAGCAGTCCTTATATAGCAACTTGCATGAAAAACAGCCAAAATTCACATTTAAGGCATGAAGATAGAATGTGAAAGATCATTTGAACCACAGACCtaattttaaacacacacacacacacacacacacaaaactgtgtgtttgtgtttaaaacctaaaacttcacaaggaatgtaaAACGATTGAACAGCTCTTTTGGGAAGTTCTGTATGACAAACTGCTGATGTATGACATTTCATGGTTGTGGTTACAAGAGTGTAATTTTTAGTAAATGACTTGTGGTTGATGACCCATAGTTGCATACTTGTCTCTTCAGATTTGACCCCACTCATGGTGATTTGCATCTTTAGTAGCATTTAATTTCCCCCCACCAATAACCCTTACTACATTTACAATCATTAATGTGATGCGTTTCATTCTCCTGTTTCATATATTTCACAAATACCGATCACAAAAACCAGTTTGCATTAAATTTGtgtgattttgatgtttgcaaTTGTAATGTTATTTTACAGAAGTTAAGACTGAGGCAAAAAttgtttatcttaatttaatgaaGAAGTAAAGctaaaagaagaaacaaatggAAAAATGGTTGTGACAAAAGAGAGAGCGACAGAATGGGAAGTTCAACAAACTTGTGACTTGTGAGTATCCAGTGACCAAATACAGACAAAGACCTCATGGGAATCATAATCTGTGATAAAGTGTTGCACACATGACTCATGCAGTCGAGGAAATCAACTTATTTTATGCTGTACAAGTGAGGAATTATTTAGTGTAACATGTTTACAGCGATTAGCGGAGTTTTATGACAGCATATTCAGTTTTTTGGTCATTGTCCACTACTTTGTCTGTGTCCACTTTCCTTGGTTTCATTACATTGAGGTTTAACTCAACGTAGTGCACATCTTCACCCTGTTCAAGTGATAAGAACAGAATTCAGTAAATTGAGTAAAGCAACACACCGGTAAATCGAGATGTACATGCTATATCCAATTGACATTTTACTCACATTCTTGTGTTCATGTTCAGTTATTTTGGTTTCAAATTCCAATAcgttttgatttttaaataatgtccacactaaaagagaaagaaaaaagaaagaaagaaagtgcacATTTTCAGGGTTGAAGATTGGGTAAGTTAAAAGATACAGCACAGTTGTAAAGAATGAGACTGTAAGGTAACCGTGACTCACCTTGTCCTCTCCTGTGATATCTGTGCCAAATGATGAGTGCTGTCACCGACAAAGCACCGACGATGAGCACTGACGCAATTATTATCATTAACAGGtctttaaaagaagaagaagatgaaaaaacaacagcattatAGCATTATGTAGATATAATGTCTTTGTGTTTCTATACACTATAATGTATTAAGTTGTATTATGAGGTTATGTATGGTATGCTGTTTGACAAGAAACCAAGAAAGAAGATAATGTAATTAGAATTCAAAGgcttatttatatgtttttaggTTTTTCTACCAGCACACCATACTGCATTTTGCTAAATGTGTTTAATCCATCTCTTTTAGCCCTTTCTACTGATGTTGAACTACTAATTTACACAGAACAACTGCCAACAAGGGATACAAATATAAGATTGCTGTTGAACACTGCAGTGACAATAAGATTTATGGAAGTATTTGGTGGATGATATATCACCTTCTCTGTCATCACTGCTGTCATTATTGTTCAAGGAATGGACAGCTGAAAAAACAAGGAAAACAACTGGTAGAAATctattgttaatgttaatgttaaattctattaatataaaatgctaatacacatataaatattgtatacatagtaaaatcaagatttaaattaatttaaaactttaCACATATTGTTTTCTAAAAGTGAAGGACACTGATAAATCATGCCATAAAGTTTGATGAATTTGAGAATTAGCTTACTTTCATTAATAGTCAAGCAAATTCTTGCATCCTCTCCCATTTTGCTTCCATGCACACCTGAATACTGACGGCAGGTGTAACATCCATGATCTGCAGCTTTGAGTTCACTGATGTGTAGAGAGCAGTTAGACATCAGATGCACTCTGCCTTCTCTCTGTGACCTGTCCGGATTGTGTTTACCAAGGGTGACCAACTCAATGGCAGGATTATCATTAGACAACCATGTAACATTGCTGCAGTTTGTCTGTGTCAACAGATTAAGGCACAGCAAACTCACATGCCCTCCAAGGAAGGCTATCTTTTCTTCTTCAATTATATGAGCACCttaatataaacacaaacataacCTTAACTATAAaacctaattaaaaaaatatatattgaatatgaaaaatattatattcattatgaaAACTATCCATACTGACTGGCATTTTTCTGTATTACCTGTATTAAAATCAACAAAGTTGAACAGCAATCCAAGACATGTGCCCAAGAGTAAATTCATTTTCTTATTCTCTTTTAGTAAGAGGTTTCGCTCTCAGTTCTCatacttatatatatacacattgtcTTTTGACATCACTTCCTCAGACTGTGCAATCTTTTTGTCACTATAGTGAAcccatgattttttatttattttttccaaggaTAAGACCCTTACGTcagattaatttattttggacAAAGATGTTAAATGGcaaatttacttaaattataaattgttttaattaccaaaaagaagagaaaaaaaaatcctaaatggCTATTGTTTATAATAATGATTAACATAATCATAATGATTTCTTTGTACATGAGATTGTCTGTTTTCTTTAAGTctataattatatttgtttttagattTAATAAACCTAGATATATTTAGATTTCAAACCTATGTTTGTATAAATTGAATAGTtctggcatttttattttgataagtaacTGGTGTATAAAACGTAAATGGATAGAGAACCACACTCACATGCCAACTCGAGATTAAGCAAGAAGCTTTTATTTGATCAGTGATTGTGAGTGCCATTTGCTTACATTAATACCCCATTAAGTTTTATTCCCAATTAGGTTGCATGTTCAGCACCCACAGCCAAGTCCACATTTCAGAAGTTTAAGTCCTGAATACTTAAACCACTAACCAACAAAAATCTGTTCCTGTCCTGCAATGCCAATAGTCAGGTCATCTAAGGTCAACATCTGTCCTCAGAGTTTGTCcctggttaataaaaaaaaataaaataaaataaataaataaaaacctatcTGTGTGAAAAACATATTGAGACGTGTTAAACAGACAGAGAGTAAAAATGAGAAGTATACAGAATTAGACACAACACTTCCTCATTTACAAATATCCTAAAATGtatccatttaaattatttcaagttTGTATTACAATAACCATTGACAATAGTGTGCCTTTTAATATGACAAATTGTTACTGGAGTAAAATATTATGGCATTAAATTATACACACACTGATACTGATTTAACCTCTATCCTGGTGAATGAATGCACACAATAACTTGAGATTGGCCATTATTTCAGTCATAGTGCAGTGTAGCTGTTTGTCCACCTGGTGGCATCCATGCACTTGGTGACTAACGTGTTAAAATAAGGCACAAAGGTACAAAAGCATTATTTATAAAACAGGCAAAAATTGTATAAATCTTTTCACACAATGCAGTACATTTGGCAAACATATGACGGTACCAATAGgcatataatattttgttattataggCTATCTGACAATGTTAATATCTATTTAATAGAGATGGAAACTTGTTTCTGAGATTTGgacaaattgcattttaattgaaaaaaaaaaaaaaaacaaataaataaataagc
The sequence above is a segment of the Carassius gibelio isolate Cgi1373 ecotype wild population from Czech Republic chromosome A20, carGib1.2-hapl.c, whole genome shotgun sequence genome. Coding sequences within it:
- the LOC127938719 gene encoding uncharacterized protein LOC127938719; translated protein: MNLLLGTCLGLLFNFVDFNTGAHIIEEEKIAFLGGHVSLLCLNLLTQTNCSNVTWLSNDNPAIELVTLGKHNPDRSQREGRVHLMSNCSLHISELKAADHGCYTCRQYSGVHGSKMGEDARICLTINETVHSLNNNDSSDDREDLLMIIIASVLIVGALSVTALIIWHRYHRRGQVWTLFKNQNVLEFETKITEHEHKNGEDVHYVELNLNVMKPRKVDTDKVVDNDQKTEYAVIKLR